The Anopheles coluzzii chromosome 2, AcolN3, whole genome shotgun sequence genome window below encodes:
- the LOC120949350 gene encoding small integral membrane protein 12-A, translating to MWPLIMQFMRSNAAYITLPIATLVGVIGYNIESLLSDKYTPYSPSIQEKRAERITDDERLKAATDVEKLVYKENVLGRNLSPSLEKGK from the exons ATGTGGCCACTGATTATGCAATTCATGCGGTCCAACGCTGCCTACATCACGCTCCCGATAGCCACATTAGTTGGCGTGATAGGGTACAACATCGAGAGTCTCCTTTCCGACAAATATACTCCATACAGCC CTTCCATCCAGGAGAAGCGAGCAGAACGAATTACGGACGACGAGAGGCTGAAAGCGGCGACCGATGTGGAAAAGCTAGTCTACAAGGAGAATGTACTTGGGCGAAATCTTTCGCCTTCACTAGAGAAAGGAAAGTAG
- the LOC120951250 gene encoding one cut domain family member 3 isoform X1, translating into MKPTTSSIALLILVIVQCTLASPVPQFLTFRDGKFGVNFGGYHAEAGLGGLLTGNSAHGGLSASAGTPHGQQAGAGIGGLLGGNERTAGGAYAGATAGHGVGASAAIGGGLDGAGGAGGAGAESHAGGVSKKVVRLGQTNQGAPPTEVVISKETGAHHQGNFERIDDHHVKEVHTELRAPAPQPAPEHSFRKTIYKKKVISHPHKVVVHETHHTGGPPPLDLTRFFDFQSFTNLGAQFAHPAPLPPPPPPPPAAPIVQKTFVKEVSYQPIQTPTYHKEIHTRIDSSNGHSGGHSGASSSTHVVASSTHNSNFWNDIFNIPISTLTAVNQLLNNKAGSGSLHVEKRIEHH; encoded by the exons ATGAAGCCTACTACCAGCTCGATCGCTTTGCTGATCCTCGTGATCGTACAGTGCACTCTGGCCAGCCCAGTACCTCAA TTTCTCACCTTCCGCGATGGGAAGTTTGGCGTCAACTTTGGCGGCTACCATGCGGAGGCCGGTTTGGGCGGTCTGCTGACGGGCAACAGCGCACACGGCGGTTTGTCTGCTTCGGCCGGCACGCCCCACGGTCAGCAGGCCGGTGCCGGCATCGGCGGACTGCTCGGCGGCAACG AACGGACCGCGGGCGGAGCGTACGCAGGAGCGACGGCCGGACATGGCGTTGGAGCTAGTGCTGCCATCGGCGGTGGACTCGATGGTGCAGGCGGTGCTGGAGGTGCCGGGGCCGAATCGCACGCCGGAGGAGTGAGCAAAAAGGTCGTCCGACTGGGCCAAACGAACCAGGGTGCTCCACCAACGGAG GTCGTAATTTCGAAGGAAACCGGAGCTCACCATCAAGGAAACTTTGAGCGTATCGACGATCATCACGTGAAGGAGGTGCACACCGAGCTGAGAGCGCCAGCACCGCAGCCTGCCCCGGAGCACTCCTTCCGCAAGACGATCTACAAGAAGAAAGTGATAAGCCACCCGCATAAG GTCGTCGTACACGAAACACATCACACCGGAGGGCCTCCACCGCTCGACCTTACTCGATTCTTCGACTTTCAATCATTCACCAACCTGGGGGCACAGTTTGCTCATCCTgcaccactgccaccaccaccaccaccaccaccagcggcaCCGATCGTACAAAAGACGTTTGTGAAGGAGGTGTCCTATCAGCCGATCCAAACCCCTACATACCATAAAGAG ATTCACACTCGCATCGATTCGTCCAACGGGCATAGCGGTGGACACAGTGGTGCATCCTCCAGCACGCACGTCGTTGCAAGCTCGACCCACAATTCAAACTTCTGGAACGATATCTTCAAC ATTCCAATCTCTACCCTGACCGCGGTTAATCAGCTTTTGAACAACAAAGCCGGCAGTGGAAGTCTGCACGTGGAAAAGCGCATAGAGCATCATTAA
- the LOC120951250 gene encoding uncharacterized protein LOC120951250 isoform X2, giving the protein MKPTTSSIALLILVIVQCTLASPVPQFLTFRDGKFGVNFGGYHAEAGLGGLLTGNSAHGGLSASAGTPHGQQAGAGIGGLLGGNERTAGGAYAGATAGHGVGASAAIGGGLDGAGGAGGAGAESHAGGVSKKVVRLGQTNQGAPPTEVVISKETGAHHQGNFERIDDHHVKEVHTELRAPAPQPAPEHSFRKTIYKKKVISHPHKIHTRIDSSNGHSGGHSGASSSTHVVASSTHNSNFWNDIFNIPISTLTAVNQLLNNKAGSGSLHVEKRIEHH; this is encoded by the exons ATGAAGCCTACTACCAGCTCGATCGCTTTGCTGATCCTCGTGATCGTACAGTGCACTCTGGCCAGCCCAGTACCTCAA TTTCTCACCTTCCGCGATGGGAAGTTTGGCGTCAACTTTGGCGGCTACCATGCGGAGGCCGGTTTGGGCGGTCTGCTGACGGGCAACAGCGCACACGGCGGTTTGTCTGCTTCGGCCGGCACGCCCCACGGTCAGCAGGCCGGTGCCGGCATCGGCGGACTGCTCGGCGGCAACG AACGGACCGCGGGCGGAGCGTACGCAGGAGCGACGGCCGGACATGGCGTTGGAGCTAGTGCTGCCATCGGCGGTGGACTCGATGGTGCAGGCGGTGCTGGAGGTGCCGGGGCCGAATCGCACGCCGGAGGAGTGAGCAAAAAGGTCGTCCGACTGGGCCAAACGAACCAGGGTGCTCCACCAACGGAG GTCGTAATTTCGAAGGAAACCGGAGCTCACCATCAAGGAAACTTTGAGCGTATCGACGATCATCACGTGAAGGAGGTGCACACCGAGCTGAGAGCGCCAGCACCGCAGCCTGCCCCGGAGCACTCCTTCCGCAAGACGATCTACAAGAAGAAAGTGATAAGCCACCCGCATAAG ATTCACACTCGCATCGATTCGTCCAACGGGCATAGCGGTGGACACAGTGGTGCATCCTCCAGCACGCACGTCGTTGCAAGCTCGACCCACAATTCAAACTTCTGGAACGATATCTTCAAC ATTCCAATCTCTACCCTGACCGCGGTTAATCAGCTTTTGAACAACAAAGCCGGCAGTGGAAGTCTGCACGTGGAAAAGCGCATAGAGCATCATTAA